The following coding sequences are from one bacterium window:
- a CDS encoding chloride channel protein, translated as MMEVVLFHDWLVRSVPEERGDVLKVWFGKKIKRIVDHFELNIIGKWLFIGILIGVVGGLGAWVFMLLLNFSKTVFTDHALLKIIPHAAMQPGQYRSLLSYSWWWLVPLIPFCGGLISGILVYLWAPEAEGHGTDGVINSFHRGRGLIRGRVPIVKTIASAAIIGSGGSAGREGPIAQIGAGFGSLLGRWMRVSVKDRRLMVLAGAAAGISAIFQAPLGGAIFTTEVLYRNHELETEALIPGVISSLTAYSLYTRLVGREQLFVIPQLRFERAEELLIYAILGIICALVGMFYVKIFYGFRDHVYSPMKIPKWLKPAIGGLMLGGLFVFLPQVWGGGYDIMQQAMSHQLSMGLMFLLVFGKIIATSFSISSGGSGGVFAPSLFIGAMLGGAVGTLFTGWFPGNFMPDSTALVVVGMGGFFAGVAKVPLASIIMVSEMTAGYGLLVPMMLVSTITVLFTRNFSLYEKQVNATIDSPAHRGDFITDFLDGLSTRSTKALSVKPVSVRAVTTLTDMLKKTSGSEQDIVPVVDQNEVVLGVIYFQDLRDVLFEGELDLNLIIAADVAKMRFPFITPDENLHSAITKFAQYNLSELLVLDEKTKKLMGVLSKNDVMIAYNSKLESFKTPGAEMGKRGGFL; from the coding sequence GTGATGGAAGTTGTTCTGTTTCATGATTGGTTGGTGCGTAGTGTGCCGGAAGAAAGAGGAGACGTATTGAAGGTTTGGTTCGGAAAAAAAATCAAACGGATTGTAGATCATTTTGAATTAAATATTATCGGCAAGTGGCTTTTTATCGGTATTTTGATTGGTGTTGTCGGCGGTCTGGGTGCTTGGGTATTTATGCTGCTGCTTAATTTTTCCAAAACTGTTTTTACGGATCATGCCCTGCTTAAAATCATTCCCCATGCAGCTATGCAGCCCGGCCAATATCGCTCTTTGCTCTCTTATTCCTGGTGGTGGCTGGTTCCCCTGATTCCATTTTGCGGGGGACTCATTTCAGGAATTTTGGTATATCTCTGGGCACCGGAAGCCGAAGGTCATGGGACAGATGGTGTGATTAATAGCTTTCATCGTGGTCGTGGTTTGATTCGCGGCCGGGTTCCCATTGTAAAAACCATTGCGTCGGCAGCCATTATTGGCAGCGGCGGCAGCGCGGGCCGGGAAGGTCCGATCGCACAGATCGGGGCTGGTTTTGGTTCTTTGTTGGGACGATGGATGCGGGTTTCGGTGAAGGATAGAAGGTTGATGGTGCTGGCGGGAGCGGCTGCCGGTATTTCTGCAATTTTTCAGGCGCCGCTGGGCGGTGCGATTTTCACCACAGAAGTATTGTACCGGAATCACGAATTGGAGACCGAAGCGCTGATTCCCGGGGTTATTTCTTCGTTGACTGCCTACTCGCTTTACACCCGTTTGGTAGGCCGGGAACAACTGTTTGTTATTCCTCAATTACGGTTTGAGCGTGCGGAAGAATTATTGATTTATGCCATTCTGGGAATAATATGTGCCTTGGTGGGGATGTTTTACGTGAAGATTTTTTATGGATTCAGGGATCATGTTTATTCGCCTATGAAAATCCCTAAATGGCTTAAACCTGCCATCGGCGGATTAATGCTTGGCGGATTATTTGTGTTCCTGCCACAGGTCTGGGGCGGTGGTTATGATATCATGCAGCAAGCCATGTCTCATCAATTGAGTATGGGTTTGATGTTTCTGCTGGTTTTTGGGAAGATTATCGCCACATCGTTTAGTATCAGTTCCGGCGGATCCGGGGGTGTTTTTGCGCCATCACTGTTTATTGGCGCTATGTTAGGTGGTGCGGTGGGAACGCTCTTTACAGGATGGTTTCCGGGAAATTTCATGCCTGATTCAACCGCGTTGGTGGTGGTGGGAATGGGCGGTTTTTTTGCCGGGGTGGCCAAGGTACCGCTCGCCAGTATCATTATGGTATCCGAGATGACAGCCGGTTATGGTTTGCTGGTGCCGATGATGCTGGTCTCAACCATTACCGTTCTTTTTACCCGGAATTTTTCACTCTATGAAAAACAGGTTAATGCCACCATTGATTCGCCGGCCCACCGGGGTGATTTTATCACTGATTTTTTGGATGGTTTGTCGACCCGCAGTACCAAGGCATTGTCCGTTAAACCGGTCTCGGTACGTGCCGTTACTACATTGACGGATATGCTGAAAAAGACCAGCGGAAGCGAACAGGATATTGTGCCGGTGGTTGATCAAAACGAGGTTGTTTTAGGGGTTATTTATTTCCAGGATTTAAGAGACGTATTATTTGAAGGTGAACTTGATTTGAATTTGATCATTGCAGCTGATGTTGCGAAAATGCGGTTCCCTTTTATAACACCGGATGAGAATTTACATAGTGCAATTACCAAGTTCGCCCAGTATAATTTGAGCGAACTGTTGGTCTTGGACGAAAAAACAAAAAAACTTATGGGTGTTTTGTCAAAAAATGATGTTATGATCGCGTATAACAGTAAGTTGGAAAGTTTTAAAACGCCGGGTGCGGAGATGGGGAAGCGTGGAGGGTTTTTGTAG
- a CDS encoding methyl-accepting chemotaxis protein, translating into MNKLLHYLSSLKSKSIKRSVFIFIYVFVFSLSLVFVIPSYLQQKWHITQEFAERGKSLTRNFALNCQNILSDQDRDALFTLVDSLMRESDLMWVLIMDGQGNVLAENGTVDFEFLRETLKKLPASHAVNAAKIRLPDGKKAYNHIVGIKKNALAADTVVNQELAFLEGFGEETDLSGDLDEQESSTVGIVHVGMSLNRLEMVERKIIFQLFIISLLALVAGTVFGFYFINFLLTPIHQFIARMKDIASKGGDLTQRLTLDREDEFGEMAVYFNEFIDNISRIVKETSKLVGKMNVSLEEISSTAEELSANADSVNSTVQGVTSDLELQETESTTTHNTIEQILTLLLQTTQKSQDAYQVSAETERVSRESGQTVTETVAMINGISDKMNLIEERMGRLNESLSGIGEFVESIRKIASQTNLLSLNAAIEAARAGEAGRGFSVVAEEVRKLAEDSGGASERIQDLIGKIQAEVKGTSEATRQGAEVVGQGSEMINEARNALGTIMQSAEHSAGVAEDISSSLVMQSDSLKEMITQVENVKQLVKGNFVAAQSVAASVEEQTVSFEQITTAIQKLSEDAQNIRKLVVEFKID; encoded by the coding sequence ATGAATAAACTATTGCACTATCTCAGTTCTTTAAAGAGCAAGAGCATCAAACGGTCCGTTTTTATTTTTATTTATGTGTTTGTTTTTAGTCTGAGTTTGGTGTTTGTGATTCCAAGTTATCTTCAGCAAAAATGGCATATTACTCAGGAATTTGCTGAACGCGGGAAATCGCTTACGAGAAATTTTGCACTCAATTGTCAAAATATTTTGAGCGATCAGGACCGTGATGCTTTGTTCACCTTGGTAGATAGTCTTATGCGCGAGAGTGATTTAATGTGGGTTCTGATTATGGATGGGCAGGGCAATGTGCTGGCGGAAAATGGTACGGTTGACTTTGAATTCCTTAGAGAGACATTGAAGAAACTGCCGGCAAGTCATGCTGTGAATGCCGCCAAGATTCGGTTGCCGGACGGCAAGAAGGCGTACAATCATATTGTGGGCATTAAAAAAAACGCATTGGCCGCAGATACTGTGGTGAATCAGGAGCTTGCTTTTTTAGAGGGATTTGGGGAAGAAACGGACCTAAGCGGTGATTTGGATGAACAGGAAAGCAGTACTGTTGGTATTGTGCATGTCGGCATGTCTTTAAACCGCCTGGAAATGGTTGAACGGAAAATTATTTTTCAATTGTTTATTATTAGCCTGTTGGCTTTAGTCGCGGGGACGGTATTTGGTTTTTATTTTATAAATTTTCTGCTGACGCCAATTCATCAATTTATTGCCCGCATGAAGGATATTGCTTCAAAGGGCGGTGATCTTACGCAGCGGTTGACGCTTGATCGTGAAGATGAGTTCGGTGAAATGGCGGTTTATTTTAATGAGTTTATTGATAATATTTCCCGGATTGTGAAAGAAACTTCGAAATTGGTTGGTAAAATGAATGTTTCTTTGGAGGAGATATCATCCACTGCTGAAGAGCTGAGCGCCAATGCGGATAGCGTCAATTCGACTGTTCAGGGTGTTACCAGTGATTTGGAACTTCAGGAAACCGAATCGACTACCACCCATAATACCATTGAACAAATTCTTACATTGCTTTTACAAACAACTCAAAAATCTCAGGATGCCTACCAGGTTTCAGCTGAAACTGAAAGAGTTTCCCGGGAGAGCGGTCAGACGGTGACCGAAACAGTTGCGATGATTAATGGTATTTCCGATAAAATGAATTTGATAGAAGAACGGATGGGTCGGTTGAATGAGTCCTTGAGCGGCATCGGAGAATTTGTAGAATCGATTAGAAAAATTGCATCGCAGACCAATTTACTTTCATTGAATGCCGCTATCGAAGCGGCTCGAGCAGGAGAAGCTGGTCGGGGGTTTTCCGTGGTAGCGGAAGAGGTTCGGAAGTTGGCAGAGGATTCCGGGGGTGCTTCCGAGCGGATTCAGGATTTGATAGGAAAAATTCAGGCGGAAGTTAAAGGTACCAGTGAGGCAACCCGTCAGGGTGCCGAGGTTGTCGGGCAGGGTTCCGAGATGATTAATGAAGCAAGAAATGCTCTGGGCACTATTATGCAAAGTGCCGAGCATTCAGCGGGTGTGGCCGAAGATATTTCTTCGAGTTTGGTCATGCAATCTGATTCTCTTAAAGAGATGATCACGCAGGTTGAGAATGTTAAGCAGCTGGTGAAAGGCAATTTTGTAGCAGCCCAGTCTGTAGCGGCTTCGGTCGAGGAACAGACAGTGTCTTTTGAACAGATTACAACCGCAATTCAAAAACTAAGTGAAGACGCTCAAAATATTCGTAAACTGGTTGTAGAATTTAAGATTGATTGA
- a CDS encoding sulfite exporter TauE/SafE family protein: protein MFVGGMILVGLLAGIASGALGIGGAILIIPILVYIGGMDQKMAQGTTLLLMLPPIGFFAAWEYWRHGQADWVAAAWICLGFLIGGFIGAKLIANVPPVVLRRAFGLLLILVGAKMFFRP, encoded by the coding sequence ATGTTTGTTGGCGGGATGATTCTTGTTGGTTTACTGGCCGGGATTGCCAGCGGCGCACTGGGGATTGGCGGTGCGATTCTTATTATTCCCATCCTGGTGTATATTGGCGGTATGGATCAGAAAATGGCGCAAGGAACAACGCTGCTGCTAATGCTCCCGCCAATCGGTTTTTTTGCCGCCTGGGAATATTGGCGACATGGGCAGGCTGACTGGGTGGCGGCTGCGTGGATTTGTTTGGGATTTCTAATCGGGGGGTTCATCGGTGCAAAGTTGATTGCAAATGTACCGCCGGTGGTATTGCGCAGAGCTTTTGGCCTGCTTTTGATTCTGGTGGGAGCAAAAATGTTTTTTCGTCCATGA
- a CDS encoding archaemetzincin, with protein MDKSREQRKEILIVPVGKVLVDILSEIAVALRKTYKYHVHIGRSEEPGMEMYSDERRQFNAESLTALVKARKRESLVSVLGVVDADMFSGEKNFIFGLHKPENRVALVALSRLREEYYKKSANLELFLRRAVTESIFQVGMTLGLQPCIMKKCILLPTTSLWRLDGKEQTFCDACKIKMERVLQPGKSGNDKKMVADDVDEQPSGGPEEQQLVNEVSPEIHPGKTVEDETEVAAEMLEPEGPVAAEEAAMHTEASGPEEPLDADSKIKDA; from the coding sequence ATGGACAAATCACGGGAACAAAGAAAGGAAATATTAATTGTTCCGGTCGGGAAAGTTTTGGTGGATATTCTTAGTGAAATTGCAGTTGCACTGCGAAAAACCTATAAATATCATGTTCATATCGGGCGTTCCGAAGAACCCGGGATGGAGATGTACAGTGATGAACGCCGGCAATTTAATGCGGAAAGCCTGACGGCACTGGTGAAGGCAAGAAAACGGGAAAGTTTGGTCTCGGTTTTAGGTGTTGTGGATGCGGATATGTTTAGCGGAGAAAAAAACTTTATCTTTGGTTTGCACAAACCCGAGAACAGGGTCGCGCTGGTTGCGCTATCGCGATTGCGCGAGGAGTATTATAAAAAATCGGCTAACTTGGAGTTGTTTTTGCGCCGGGCGGTGACCGAATCCATTTTCCAGGTTGGAATGACATTGGGATTACAACCCTGCATTATGAAAAAATGTATTTTATTACCCACCACGTCACTTTGGCGCTTGGATGGGAAAGAACAGACATTTTGTGATGCTTGTAAAATAAAAATGGAACGCGTTTTACAGCCCGGGAAATCCGGGAATGATAAAAAAATGGTGGCCGATGACGTGGATGAACAACCCAGCGGGGGTCCGGAGGAACAACAGCTTGTCAATGAGGTGAGCCCTGAGATCCATCCGGGAAAAACGGTCGAGGATGAGACTGAAGTTGCAGCTGAAATGTTAGAGCCGGAAGGGCCGGTGGCAGCTGAAGAGGCGGCCATGCATACTGAAGCTTCCGGGCCTGAGGAACCACTGGACGCGGATTCCAAAATAAAGGATGCTTAG
- a CDS encoding glycosyltransferase family 4 protein, with amino-acid sequence MISSPGVGGREIDVPVLARKLIAQGHPTWVMCRPGTLVERLSLTWQLPVILTNMKWYFDPADIISLVRFLKKERIQIIHAHWSKDLSNLILASKLAGNIPVILTKHVYATEDKHDVFHRWVYRNTPFVIAISDLVAKNIEKTVRVPARRIETIYNGIELEKQWNPEQVHQEDLRSTFGVPAGKPILGYVGRLNRGKGPHHILEAFSKIAFRHPDWHFVLVGKAVGENEEKYAAELKSKLEHLGLAARVHFTGYRTDMPAVMHTFDILANASEFESLGMVVVEAMAMERPVIGPDTGGVPEIIESGKCGYLYPYNNNTVMAEKLEKLMTTDSERLAMGKAGREIVLEKFNLDLMAKSVADVFRRVLSAG; translated from the coding sequence ATGATCTCGTCACCCGGTGTGGGCGGTCGGGAAATTGATGTTCCGGTGCTTGCGCGCAAACTTATTGCCCAGGGGCATCCAACGTGGGTGATGTGCCGGCCGGGGACCTTGGTGGAACGTCTTTCGCTTACATGGCAATTGCCGGTCATCTTAACCAACATGAAATGGTATTTTGATCCTGCGGATATTATATCCTTGGTTCGCTTTCTGAAAAAAGAGCGCATACAAATTATTCATGCACATTGGTCGAAGGATCTCTCCAATTTAATTTTGGCGTCTAAATTAGCGGGTAACATTCCTGTTATTCTCACCAAACACGTCTATGCAACGGAAGATAAGCATGATGTCTTTCACCGTTGGGTCTATCGAAATACGCCTTTTGTGATTGCTATTTCCGATTTGGTGGCAAAAAATATTGAAAAAACAGTTCGAGTGCCGGCGCGACGAATTGAAACCATTTATAATGGGATCGAACTGGAAAAACAATGGAATCCTGAACAAGTGCATCAGGAAGATTTGCGGAGTACGTTTGGTGTACCTGCCGGGAAACCTATTTTAGGATACGTAGGCCGCTTAAATCGGGGGAAAGGACCGCATCATATTTTGGAGGCATTTTCAAAAATTGCGTTTCGCCATCCTGATTGGCATTTTGTACTCGTGGGTAAAGCGGTCGGCGAAAATGAAGAAAAATATGCCGCTGAATTAAAAAGTAAGCTGGAACATCTTGGGCTTGCTGCGCGTGTCCATTTTACCGGGTATCGTACGGATATGCCGGCAGTGATGCATACGTTTGATATTTTGGCCAATGCATCTGAATTTGAGTCGCTTGGCATGGTGGTGGTGGAGGCGATGGCCATGGAACGTCCTGTGATCGGCCCGGATACCGGCGGTGTTCCGGAAATTATCGAATCAGGGAAATGTGGTTACCTTTATCCGTACAACAATAATACCGTGATGGCGGAAAAACTGGAAAAATTAATGACAACAGATTCCGAGCGGCTTGCCATGGGCAAGGCGGGACGGGAAATTGTTTTAGAAAAATTCAATCTTGATTTGATGGCAAAATCAGTTGCGGATGTTTTTCGACGTGTTTTGTCCGCCGGCTAG
- a CDS encoding zinc ABC transporter substrate-binding protein: MPRFSRKFTQILYLTFCLGLIAGSDSAAGKGSVSCSNSFLASLVGALLGDEVDCLLILGPENNPREPVSLDDEQVAALERSTLFYYHPFQTWMARAMDHFEKQHAKKNPMRGKMNLIVPEDFLSAAREMQKSLAQYYPEYTTYMQEQYDQLLEMVKATENLLLAKSRKSKLMGLTCISGKRQAHYLKWLGLKVVATFDETKALNALHLKKMKNTAVAMDVWLVVGDHQNSGVEMIGKIAEAIAGETVVLDGFPVIGMDGEHYSWEDLIKNNTQALLQAVEWH; the protein is encoded by the coding sequence ATGCCTCGTTTTTCTCGAAAATTCACACAAATTTTATATTTGACTTTCTGTCTGGGTTTGATTGCGGGAAGCGACAGCGCTGCCGGTAAGGGCAGTGTGAGCTGCAGTAACAGTTTTTTGGCATCACTGGTAGGTGCGTTGCTGGGAGATGAGGTCGATTGTCTATTGATCCTGGGACCGGAAAATAATCCCCGCGAACCGGTTTCGTTGGACGATGAGCAGGTGGCGGCGTTGGAACGCTCGACGTTGTTTTATTACCATCCTTTTCAGACCTGGATGGCCCGAGCGATGGATCATTTTGAAAAACAGCATGCAAAAAAAAATCCGATGCGCGGGAAAATGAATTTGATTGTTCCGGAAGATTTTTTAAGTGCTGCACGCGAGATGCAGAAGAGTCTTGCGCAGTATTATCCGGAGTATACAACCTATATGCAGGAACAGTATGACCAACTGCTTGAAATGGTCAAAGCGACGGAAAATCTGTTGCTGGCCAAATCAAGAAAAAGTAAGCTCATGGGATTGACCTGTATTTCCGGGAAACGCCAGGCGCATTACTTGAAATGGCTGGGTCTGAAAGTTGTTGCGACGTTTGATGAGACCAAGGCACTAAATGCCTTGCATTTAAAAAAAATGAAGAATACGGCTGTGGCGATGGATGTCTGGTTGGTGGTCGGCGATCATCAAAATAGCGGTGTGGAAATGATCGGAAAAATTGCTGAAGCCATTGCCGGCGAAACCGTTGTTTTGGACGGGTTTCCTGTGATCGGCATGGATGGGGAACATTACAGCTGGGAAGATCTGATTAAAAACAACACCCAGGCATTACTGCAAGCGGTGGAATGGCATTGA
- a CDS encoding alpha/beta hydrolase, with translation MKLQRVVTVLALFVLFLFGTLHGIRFYSSKAVFPVRGEYINLDGKKLYTIARGKGKTVLFLHGFPYHSESFSAIASRPFEGYRFITMDFPGAGLSGKKLSEAPTPESLAVLIKLFLDRIGVQKVDLVGHDFGGGVAIVTAALFPQMVEKVVLIAPDSSVGTSARVMSKIWHFPILGELWSTVRLDRQFIRDLLKRSWHAGDAGWHQIVERYARILGTQNGRQGFLALHRSRMDFDYLPYEERYATETLILWGSHDRVLPATAGQRLLRSLGRSEMKVLEGQGHLPQEENPDAVYEMIKLFFTQKSKKIDDAY, from the coding sequence ATGAAACTGCAAAGAGTCGTAACTGTTTTAGCACTGTTTGTATTGTTTTTGTTTGGAACGCTGCATGGAATACGTTTTTATTCATCGAAGGCTGTTTTTCCGGTGCGGGGAGAATATATCAATCTGGACGGGAAAAAGCTGTATACAATTGCCAGAGGCAAAGGTAAGACGGTTTTATTTTTACATGGTTTCCCCTATCATTCAGAATCGTTCTCTGCGATTGCCAGTCGGCCATTTGAAGGATATCGTTTTATCACAATGGATTTTCCCGGGGCAGGTCTCTCCGGTAAAAAGTTAAGTGAAGCACCCACCCCGGAATCGCTGGCAGTTCTCATCAAGCTTTTTTTGGATCGAATTGGTGTTCAAAAAGTTGATTTGGTAGGACATGATTTTGGCGGGGGTGTTGCGATTGTAACCGCCGCACTTTTTCCGCAGATGGTGGAGAAGGTTGTTCTGATAGCACCGGATTCATCAGTTGGAACTTCTGCCCGGGTGATGAGTAAAATTTGGCATTTTCCGATTTTGGGTGAGCTCTGGTCAACCGTGAGGTTGGACCGGCAGTTTATTCGTGATTTGCTTAAACGATCATGGCACGCAGGAGATGCGGGTTGGCACCAAATTGTGGAGCGGTACGCGCGTATTTTGGGAACCCAAAACGGAAGACAAGGTTTTCTTGCATTGCACCGGAGTCGGATGGATTTTGATTATCTTCCATACGAGGAACGGTATGCGACAGAAACGCTTATTCTATGGGGAAGTCATGACCGCGTGCTTCCGGCAACAGCGGGTCAACGTCTTTTGCGAAGCCTGGGCCGGTCCGAGATGAAGGTTCTTGAAGGGCAAGGGCATTTACCCCAGGAAGAAAATCCTGATGCGGTTTATGAAATGATTAAACTGTTTTTTACGCAAAAATCGAAAAAAATTGATGATGCCTACTGA
- the folE2 gene encoding GTP cyclohydrolase FolE2: MRDVQSEKDTRNLEIDKVGIRNIKYPISVLDKAHKVQHTVADINVYVHLPEQFRGTHMSRFVEILNDYQREINIEKIDEILKKIRETLHSEAAYLELSFPYFIEKQAPVSKAVSLMEYTCTMVASQHRNGDNELALTVRVPVTTLCPCSKEISNRGAHNQRSLVTVSIRMTTLVWIEDLITLVEECAVCDLFALLKREDEKYVTERAYDNPAFVEDIVREIAGRLHADTRITWFTVESENMESIHNHNAYAFIEGKRTSA, from the coding sequence ATGCGTGATGTTCAAAGTGAAAAAGATACCCGCAATCTTGAAATTGATAAGGTCGGTATACGTAATATAAAATATCCGATTTCTGTTTTGGATAAAGCGCACAAAGTTCAACATACGGTTGCCGATATCAATGTATATGTTCATTTGCCGGAACAGTTTCGTGGAACCCATATGAGCCGGTTCGTCGAGATACTCAATGATTATCAACGGGAAATTAATATTGAGAAAATTGATGAAATTCTTAAGAAAATTCGCGAAACCCTGCATTCGGAAGCCGCTTATCTGGAACTGTCTTTCCCCTATTTTATTGAAAAACAGGCACCCGTTTCCAAGGCCGTCAGTCTGATGGAATACACCTGCACCATGGTAGCCAGTCAACACCGGAACGGAGACAATGAATTGGCTTTAACCGTACGTGTTCCGGTGACAACCCTATGTCCCTGCTCCAAGGAGATTAGTAATCGCGGGGCACATAATCAGCGGTCTTTGGTGACGGTTTCCATACGGATGACAACGTTGGTCTGGATTGAAGATTTGATTACATTGGTCGAGGAATGTGCGGTCTGTGATCTTTTTGCATTGCTCAAGCGGGAAGATGAAAAATATGTCACCGAACGCGCCTACGACAATCCTGCCTTTGTCGAGGATATTGTCAGAGAAATTGCCGGGCGTCTCCATGCGGATACACGGATTACCTGGTTTACGGTGGAGAGCGAGAATATGGAAAGTATTCACAATCACAATGCTTATGCGTTTATTGAAGGCAAGCGTACGTCTGCATAG
- a CDS encoding transglycosylase SLT domain-containing protein, giving the protein MQNQMVVLIIGMVLLSGCAGAPPVHVVQAGEGVRLTSALLDAAQLEVDLALESYDAGDWAGAELAIVRAARVLYSAQSPQNGDGKRYASLTSQVSLLTVRLNWILHTSSVEIDPEMFTMSIPYNARIERQIDVYLKHGRKGFSRWLRRSGRYVLRLRQMFIEAGLPGDLVYLALVESGFNPRNRSHKQAVGLFQFIQSTAEMVGLKKNFWVDERRDPEKAARAAIQHLKSLYREFSDWDLALAAYNAGSGRIGRAIKAQGVRDYWKLALPPETESYVPKFYATLIIAQEPHLYGFNPEYEDEESCDEVTVPGSVDFKIVAEAIGVSVTVIADMNTELTKGCTPPGPEAYGLRLPKGSLESFSTGFAAISEDRKYLSPEEMARRKFKGVYFVYKIKPGDSLYLIAKKHHTTIAKIKRWNPSVRKSKYIHSGKKLRIYRTR; this is encoded by the coding sequence ATGCAGAATCAAATGGTTGTGCTGATAATTGGAATGGTCCTGCTGTCCGGTTGTGCCGGCGCGCCACCGGTACACGTGGTGCAGGCCGGCGAGGGTGTTCGGCTGACAAGTGCGTTGTTGGATGCGGCGCAGCTGGAAGTTGACCTGGCATTGGAAAGTTATGACGCCGGCGATTGGGCAGGCGCAGAGCTGGCCATTGTTCGTGCGGCCCGCGTGCTCTATAGCGCGCAATCACCTCAAAACGGTGACGGCAAACGCTATGCATCTTTAACCTCTCAAGTAAGCCTGCTTACAGTGCGACTCAACTGGATATTGCACACAAGTTCGGTGGAAATTGATCCTGAAATGTTTACGATGTCAATCCCTTATAACGCCAGGATAGAGCGTCAGATTGATGTGTATTTAAAACATGGTCGCAAGGGATTTTCCCGTTGGTTACGGCGGTCCGGCCGGTATGTTCTGCGTCTTCGTCAGATGTTTATTGAGGCGGGCTTGCCCGGGGACCTGGTGTATCTGGCATTGGTGGAATCCGGATTCAATCCCCGCAACCGCTCGCATAAACAAGCAGTGGGCTTGTTTCAGTTCATACAAAGTACGGCAGAGATGGTGGGTCTGAAAAAAAACTTTTGGGTTGATGAACGGCGTGATCCGGAAAAAGCGGCGCGGGCGGCCATTCAGCATTTGAAATCACTCTACAGGGAATTTAGTGATTGGGACCTGGCACTGGCCGCTTATAATGCGGGTTCAGGAAGGATCGGTCGTGCCATTAAAGCCCAGGGTGTACGGGATTATTGGAAACTGGCGCTGCCGCCTGAAACCGAGTCCTATGTTCCGAAATTTTATGCGACCTTGATTATTGCCCAAGAACCGCATCTTTATGGATTCAATCCGGAGTATGAAGACGAAGAAAGCTGTGATGAGGTTACGGTTCCCGGGAGTGTTGATTTTAAGATTGTGGCTGAAGCGATCGGGGTTTCGGTAACCGTGATTGCCGACATGAATACAGAATTAACCAAAGGATGCACCCCGCCCGGGCCGGAAGCGTATGGATTGCGGCTGCCCAAAGGAAGTTTAGAATCATTTTCTACCGGGTTTGCGGCTATTTCGGAAGATAGAAAGTATCTTAGTCCGGAAGAGATGGCACGGCGTAAATTTAAAGGGGTCTATTTTGTTTATAAAATCAAACCGGGTGATTCCCTCTATCTTATTGCTAAAAAGCATCATACTACCATAGCGAAAATCAAACGCTGGAATCCCAGTGTACGGAAAAGCAAATATATTCATTCCGGGAAAAAATTGAGGATTTACAGAACCCGCTAG